A genome region from Anastrepha ludens isolate Willacy chromosome 3, idAnaLude1.1, whole genome shotgun sequence includes the following:
- the LOC128856947 gene encoding BTB/POZ domain-containing protein 7 produces the protein MGATASTSGYPMPATTSNSGGSSGLLLPSSASLITSASGSGGGPGGSSSMMGVAGAGVPHFREQRRKRVTGFATLKRKFIRRRRSSKACDHARVLRDFVSDWTPLELAALCEEYEALAALRDLSVQAELARPPATTFKQDLAALYDMKTCTDCDLVFRGSIFPVHRSILSSRCSYFRDLLAGCPGFGARICLELPTSPIDVQMFSSLLRYLYTGDLCPHDPSIDISLLRQLGDDFGTPNPLEHDLRYLLETGDYADAALVFTAEGNDYYRPDSGSSEYGFRPKLELPCHKAILSARSPFFRNLIARRTRNVDEYTERALHVPTRIVLDETVIPKRYARVLLHAIYLDTVDLTLILRGAGSGNSAGSLGEVHALTNTGRARPTPLEEAMELYQIGRFLELDILAQGCEDLILEWLTLDTLPTVLKWGSQPHGSAWVYRQACQYLREEFSAVISSPVLHQLDKSQLIHVLQSNFLQASELEVLQAVLKWGEQELIRRMEDREPNILSHTAHSVTRKGVKKRDLSDVELREILSELLPLVRMDHVLPPNSEVLAQAIRRGLVSTPPSHMISDDRENLRVNAWIRGGKNQGLFVRPRLFMPYFEEVKVLLEDRMASSHHQAELMRMRRSRHLPDIPDTLYMVSRISAAIKPSVPTAAAVTGKESVNILAAAAAIPPPDTQTLAALLKREHKLHQSPMCQRALLLPLSSKHEIDRQIRLRVVREFNLPDAVSDLLETSLLSNQNAAAASAGTAVTEESGITSTTQTDQNLIEDDDQTPPPSPAAAGSVPRLTTGGSFLSTSIGSSAASSTCGGEGIQACYSRNLTFPRQHPGGLLGLGGSVGGGMPTSVGGGGSGALQANYARLSASVHHRSDLPALITEGDYRFPRGSALGIDLGAEGGGVAVGCAEGGNGGHLSDMMPDVAMATASLGQLHLANNANNGNSGDIHESLQLDLGDGPSHIMGGGAPSAAGPMGLRALQHQMPPSNYHHFMQRSNSPFDILRQGQHSPAPHPPPGTYNSGPPRFL, from the exons ATGGGTGCCACTGCTTCGACTAGCGGGTATCCAATGCCAGCCACAACCAGCAATAGTGGAGGTAGTTCTGGCCTTTTGCTGCCTTCTTCAGCCTCGTTGATAACCAGTGCTTCTGGGAGCGGCGGTGGTCCAGGTGGCAGCTCCTCAATGATGGGCGTGGCAGGTGCTGGTGTGCCACATTTTCGAGAACAGCGTCGAAAGCGGGTGACCGGTTTTGCAACACTGAAACGGAAATTCATACGTCGACGACGTTCTTCAAAAGCCTGTGATCATGCGCGCGTTTTGCGCGATTTCGTATCCGACTGGACCCCTCTCGAATTGGCAGCGTTGTGTGAGGAATATGAAGCGTTGGCCGCACTTAGAGATCTATCG GTTCAAGCGGAACTAGCGCGTCCACCTGCAACAACGTTTAAGCAAGATTTAGCTGCACTATACGATATGAAAACTTGCACTGACTGTGATCTTGTGTTTCGCGGTTCTATTTTTCCGGTGCATCGTTCGATACTGTCTTCCCGCTGCTCGTACTTCAGGGATTTGCTGGCGGGTTGTCCGGGCTTCGGTGCGCGCATTTGTCTTGAATTGCCAACTTCGCCCATCGATGTTCAGATGTTCTCATCTTTATTGCGCTACCTGTACACGGGCGATCTATGTCCACATGACCCCTCTATTGATATTAGTTTACTGCGTCAGCTGGGAGATGACTTTGGCACGCCGAATCCCCTCGAGCATGATTTGCGTTATTTGCTCGAGACAGGCGACTATGCCGATGCTGCATTGGTGTTTACAGCGGAAGGCAACGATTATTATCGGCCAGATTCAGGTAGTTCTGAGTATGGCTTTCGACCGAAACTCGAATTGCCTTGCCACAAAGCAATCCTCAGTGCCCGTTCGCCGTTCTTTCGGAATCTCATTGCACGCCGTACGCGCAACGTTGACGAGTACACCGAGCGTGCATTGCATGTACCAACGCGAATCGTGCTTGATGAGACAGTGATACCAAAACGATATGCGCGGGTGCTGTTGCATGCTATATACCTGGACACAGTCGATTTGACGCTAATACTACGCGGTGCAGGGTCCGGAAATTCGGCGGGGTCATTGGGTGAGGTGCATGCGTTGACGAATACAGGACGGGCGCGACCCACCCCTCTAGAGGAGGCTATGGAGCTTTACCAGATTGGCAGGTTTCTCGAATTGGACATTCTAGCACAAGGCTGCGAAGACCTGATACTTGAGTGGCTGACGTTGGATACACTCCCGACGGTGCTCAAGTGGGGTTCACAG CCACACGGCTCGGCTTGGGTGTATCGGCAAGCGTGTCAGTATCTTAGGGAAGAGTTTTCTGCTGTAATTTCTTCACCGGTGCTACATCAACTAGACAAATCCCAGCTGATACATGTGCTACAGAGTAATTTTTTGCAAGCATCGGAGTTGGAGGTGCTGCAGGCTGTGCTTAAATGGGGAGAGCAAGAACTTATAAGACGTATGGAGGATCGTGAACCAAATATTTTGTCTCACACGGCTCACTCAGTTACGAGAAAAGGTGTGAAAAAACGCGATTTAAGTGACGTGGAGTTGCGAGAGATTCTCTCCGAGCTGCTGCCATTAGTTCGTATGGACCACGTTTTACCGCCCAATAGTGAAGTACTCGCCCAAGCTATTCGTCGCGGCCTTGTGAGCACGCCTCCTTCCCACATGATCAGTGACGACCGAGAGAATTTGCGCGTTAACGCTTGGATACGCGGAGGAAAGAACCAAGGATTGTTTGTGCGGCCTCGCCTTTTCATGCCGTATTTCGAAGAAGTGAAAGTACTGCTGGAAGATCGAATGGCGTCATCTCATCACCAAGCAGAGCTGATGCGCATGCGGCGATCACGTCATTTGCCCGACATCCCCGACACTCTGTACATGGTATCTCGTATAAGTGCAGCTATCAAACCTAGTGTACCTACAGCCGCTGCAGTAACTGGAAAAGAGAGTGTGAACATATTGGCAGCGGCGGCTGCTATACCACCTCCCGATACGCAAACGTTGGCAGCATTGCTGAAACGCGAGCATAAATTGCACCAGTCACCGATGTGTCAGCGGGCATTGCTGTTGCCACTTTCATCGAAGCACGAAATTGATAGGCAGATACGCTTGCGAGTGGTGCGCGAATTCAATCTGCCCGATGCAGTATCGGATCTGCTTGAGACATCATTGCTTAGCAATCAAAATGCAGCAGCTGCATCAGCTGGAACTGCGGTAACTGAGGAGAGTGGCATCACGTCCACCACTCAAACCGATCAGAATCTCATCGAAGACGATGACCAAACGCCTCCACCATCCCCCGCGGCTGCAGGATCTGTGCCACGACTCACTACGGGTGGTAGCTTTCTTTCAACGTCTATAGGATCGTCGGCTGCATCATCCACTTGTGGCGGCGAGGGCATACAAGCCTGTTATAGTCGAAATTTGACATTTCCGCGACAACATCCAGGTGGCTTATTGGGTTTGGGTGGTAGCGTGGGGGGTGGCATGCCAACAAGTGTTGGTGGCGGCGGCAGTGGTGCTCTACAAGCGAATTATGCCCGCCTTTCAGCCTCGGTACATCATCGCAGCGATTTACCAGCATTGATCACTGAAGGCGATTACCGCTTTCCGCGTGGCAGCGCGCTGGGCATTGACCTCGGTGCTGAGGGCGGTGGCGTTGCGGTTGGATGTGCCGAAGGCGGCAACGGTGGCCATTTGTCGGACATGATGCCCGATGTGGCAATGGCAACGGCATCATTAGGCCAGCTGCATTTAGCAAACAACGCCAATAACGGTAACAGTGGTGATATACATGAAAGTCTGCAGCTTGATTTGGGCGATGGTCCGAGTCACATAATGGGAGGTGGCGCACCCAGCGCTGCTGGGCCAATGGGATTGCGCGCTTTGCAG cACCAAATGCCACCCAGCAATTATCACCACTTCATGCAGCGTTCAAACTCACCATTTGACATATTGCGCCAAGGTCAACATTCGCCAGCACCacatccaccacctgggacctACAATTCCGGGCCGCCCAGATTCTTATAG